The segment cgactttttgactattttcgacttttcgacaataacagactttttccgacttttctacCATTTCAAACTTGTCGAcggttttcgacttttttcgattttcaacaattttcgaatgtttgactatttttgacttttcgacttttttcgactattttccactttttcctaccattcgactattttcgacattttttgacttttttcgacttttatttcccaagtcgacttttcgacttttttcacagacgatagtcgtgttatcgacttttttggaacagaATAGTAAACTttgactttcgacttttttcgacaaaaagtagattgttcgattattcgaaattcGATTTATAAAACCCTAATTTCAGGAATTAAAaccgattttaataattttgaacctTGTTAATACCTGGACAAAATTTGTAGCATAGGTATGGAAAAATCTTATCTAAGGATATGAATAAGAAACTTATCAAAAGCTCctgcaaaaattatttagaagGATCCATTTGGTAATTCCAAAAAACATAATTGGAGTACGTGATCCCTTAGTAGTCACATGATATTGTGAATCAGGTAATCGCATGATAATATCAAACGAGAAGGTTTAGTATTAGTCTAATGTAGATAGAATTTAAGATTAGGATGAGGTTGATGTTGATGTTTTCGACGAACGTGAACTTTTAGTAGATGCCTCCGATAGATGGTTGACAACGATCAGGTGGTCGTGGGTTCGATTACAACCAGAGACTCCGAATTATAAAGAAAAGCCAAATGTTACTTGGATCTTGGTAAAACTGCAATCAATAATGGGATGCTGATGAGTATGTTTTTGACGTACGTGAACTTTTAGCAGATACCTCCGATAGATGGTTGACAACGGTCAAATCTGTCAGTCAGGAGGTCGTAGGTTCGATTACCATCAGAGGCTCTGGATTTTAAGGAATAGCCAAATGTATGTTGTGGGAATGCAAATCATTTGAAACCTTTTTCTTTCAATCAGAGATTTCTTCAATCAACAACCCATTTTATACTTTGATCTATTTTACCCATAATATTTCTTCGAGTGTAGATTCCCCTCTCTCATATGACTATATATattaactaatatttatattttaagggGTCATTGTTTTTTtcgttaatgttgtttttgttgttgcacatTATATTTGCGCAAAAagtaaacacaacaacaacaaaaaggtaATACACATCGTATAATGAAAACGTTACCAACGTTAATGATGTGAACTTCAAGACAAGACGAGTCCATACAACGCTTTGTAACGACGTGCCAAATAAACCAGTTAATTACGTAGAGACGTGTAATAGCATAATCTGATTATGTGTATTTTAAGtggaatgtttatttttaaattgttaatttttttttggtgtttgaACAACGTGAACTGTAAGAttgtaatatattattaattaacattaaatagaGTTGAGGGGTCAATGGCGGCAAAGAAAAAGGTATTAAAATGGCACATTTAGGCCAATTTtgactgttttttaatataaaacaaaaattccgaattcttttttaataaatatatcaaaCTTTTACTTGATTGTTAAATAAATGAGAAATACTTtcagtttgcaaaaaaaattaaaaattagagAATTAAATATGTAATTCAAGGTCAATATTTTGCCGATATCTCATGGCATAGATTTTGTTATATCTAAGTAACAAAATCtagaaatttattacaaactaATTAACAATTCTCTAACTCATagattaacaatttttccaaaacACATGTTTTTTCTATCTCCATAATAAATGCAATTTCTTAatgcttttaacttttttttttttttgctgaattaCAAATTATTCACCACACCATCAATAATGatgtgaaaatttgttaaactcaaaaaacaaaaaagaagaaaaactaaattaagcACAATTTCATACTTATACTCACTCACATACAGTTACAATACTTGGTTGCAGCAATTGCCAGCTGGAGTAAAActtattaaagctttaaatagcaataacaaaatttcaaccTTTCcccaataaaatattcaatgaaAAAGTTGCTTAAATTGCAACAAACAATGttagttttgtaaagaaaagagATCAtctaactaaattttttattttatattagaaaataagtaaaataaccTGCAAACCGTTACAATTTGTAAACttataatatttaactaaatagacaattaatattgttaaaacaaatattaattgaatATAAGGAAGGTGTGAACATTGTTTGCAAAAGAAAgtgataaatgttttaaaaatagttaagaaAACAGTTTggataataatattaaacacaattaatttcattaaagcACCCTTGCAGATATTGcaagtataacaaaaaaaaaatactatagtttactctatcaCATAAAGCAATCGTAAAAATCTACGATGTTATACATTCGTTATAATTTGCAAGAGTAAAAACCATTACAATAAAGTCTGGTAAATATGCAACGACTAAAGTCAATGACTAACAATCGCAACAACAAAAGCTTGCAAGCTTTACACCATATTatatgttgtaaataaaatacaacaacaaatatacaacACTTTTGCTACTCTTGTAAATATACTACGAAAATACATTCTACAAAATAACATGAAATAttagatttaaacaaattcctaataaaatattcttaagcCTTGCAGCTTATTTagttaacaaaaattcaaagtTTACCTATAACTATTGCTAACAGTATAAATCAAAAGCAGTCCACAAACCAAATCACTATTAGATATTATcagctaaaaaaaaacagtttgtaCAACATGCCACAAAATTGTGACATTAAACAACTAAAGTTCAAATAATGATCATTAATCTCAAACAACAATAACgcaaaattgtattttcttatttagtAGATGACTAGACaatgtgttaaaattttcataaattgggattaaaaaagaaaacaactaatATTTAGCTATTGATTGGTTGTCggaataaagaaattattaaaaaaattagtttatcttcctgatttatatttaaacgttaaaattttctttttaagtttacaTAAAACACACGTTAAAAAGAATATAATgatgattaattgttttgaacATTATCAATTTTAACAGCTGCATgttaaataagaaagaaaaagtttaataaacaaactaattctaaaatattaaatcctAATGCGAACACTTGCATTTAAGAAACATTAGCAAAGGAAAGTTTAACCCAATTCAATATTGAAGAATAATTAACGATCTTTTGGAATGAATTGTGCCAAAgttctaaataaaaaagctaCTTCTTTTATCCTACAGTTgcaactagtctatagaatagtctttcgtctagtctatagtctagtatttattCTAGTCgttagtatagtctttagtctagtcttttgtcaagtctttagtccatagtcaagtccattggtttgtttatagtctggtctataacctagtctactctatagtctagtctagttcatTGGTATgctcatagtctagtctatagttagtctttagtctagcctggAGACTAGTCTAgattctagtctagagtctagtctagattctcgtctagagtctagtctagaggctagtctagagtctagtctagacgctagtctagagtctagagtctagtctagagtctagtctagagtctagtctagagtctagNNNNNNNNNNNNNNNNNNNNNNNNNNNNNNNNNNNNNNNNNNNNNNNNNNNNNNNNNNNNNNNNNNNNNNNNNNNNNNNNNNNNNNNNNNNNNNNNNNNNctgaactagaactgaactagaactgaactagaactgaactagaactagaactgaactagaactagaactgaactagaactagaactgaactaaaactgaactagaactaaactaaaactaaactaaaactcaaTCAGAAACCATTTAACTAGAGGTGAACACATCTTTGTTATATCTcccaaaattttcactttttattatcaataaaaaataccTCAAAATAGtaattataaactattttaaccTCAcctctataaaataaaaatatcagttATCttctttatctatatatatgtatatatataaatgaatttttgtttatatgtttgcatatttaaagtttatagaattttaatcgGCTGAACCTGTATGTCGGAAAGAGGTTAGGCTACTTATTACTTTGAAATTTAAAGTGGTCGAAAAGCCACGCctacatataaaataagaattaaaagTCTCGTATCTCGGAAACTGCAACAGCTAGTATGGACAATTCATCTtcatcttcaaattttgcacgaaagaCTTTAACATCCGTGTAAAAATTTTGGGCAATAAATTGACGGACTACCTGAGAAGGGGGGTCGGCGACGCcacccatatgaattaaatacaaaaaatcgtttatctaatagaactagattctttaaattttaaacaaataactttaatattcatctgaacatttaggggaaaaagggcggactttcacCTGTGGAATTAATTAGAAATAAGAAACAATtagagttagaatcttaaaatttaacataaaaaactttGTGAACATTTCACGTTTGAAAGAATCGGTGATATTGGGAAAAATTACATTTCCAATATGGGTcatatcgccgtttttggttagtgttgaaaaattaaaaaataaaactatagtcagcatatctaagtatccgaaacaagaacaaaattaaaaatatatattatgttgTTTGAATTCtagaaaacctaaaaaaaattagtatatttttattaacatttatatatctatatcgAGCAATAAATAATTGGAATGGAAttttcgataggggtagcgaagcacaccgggtatcagctagtatataaataaaaacatttccaagaacctttcataaaaaattttaaagtaggAAGCTAATTAAGTGCATAGTTTGAAGTATGAATGAAATTTACACAGAATTGCTCTACTTAAGAGGCCTAATAACACAgtcttaaagtatttatttaattagataattagtagaaaaaataataaatacttgaaattttgatttgtaATTAGTATAAAAaccatataataattaaataattcaaatagtTGATATTCaaaattcgactcaaaaacaattaaagtatcggaaaatgaaatttcaagaaaatcttgTTATTGCCGTAGGCTTTGCCATGGCGCTGGCATTTGTAAATGCTTCCAATTTTATAGGTTATGAGTCGGATGGTGGACTCTTAAGTTTTATGGCACGTTCCAATGAACTATTGCGACAGGATCCGGCACGTTCTTTGGAATGCTTTAACTACTATATACCGTTAATAAATGAGATTGCCAAAAGATATGAATCGAATTATCAGGCTTGTTTAAACGAATCAGATGCCGCTCGTGCTAAAGCTGATGAAGCAACTTACGATGAACGTAACAATTTGGCAATTGCTGCTAAAGCTTCATGTGACATGTTGAGTCAGTGCAATGAAGGTGATTATGTTGAGGGCATATTTCAGTGTTATATTGATggagtaagttaaacatttttagttaAGAGAATTTTAATTCCATCACTAATACATTCTataattacttatttttctACCGCTAGGGTGCTGCTAACATACAAACCATGTACTCTATTAATGCCAACGCTTCCCAAGAATTGGCTGCCTTGCGGGAACAATACTACTTAATTAGAACTGATGAGTACAGATGTACTAACAATACAAAACGTGTATATGAAAAGGAATCAGCTGAAGCGTACGCCAATCTAAACAGTTGTATTTTGGGTAATTCAGAAATACCCACACAAGGACCAGCAACTACTACAACTGAAGTGCCTACTACAGAAACGACAGAAACATCACCATCCGAGCCGGAAACAACATCAGAAGAGCCAGAATCTACAGCCGCAGAAACTACAACTATTGAACCACAAACAACAGAACCAGTGGAATTAAGTTCACCCTGGTATTACAATAACTAGACgattaaatatttaagcaaaaataaatttcagttttacAGTGGATAATTATAATCAAtactaaatatatacatatatacgtatatTATATGTCGAAAATTACtcaatatataacaattttactgACTATTATGAAAGTCAGAAATCATAcgaaaagaactgaactagaactgaactagaactaaaactgaactaaaactgaactagaactgaactagaactgaactaaaactgaactaaaactgaactaaaactaaactagaactgaactagaactgaactagaactgaactacaactgaactggaactgaactagaacttaactagaactgaactagaactgaactagaactgaactagaactgaactagaactgaactagaactgaactagaactgaactagaactgaactagaactgaactagaactgaactagaactgaactagaactgaactagaactgaactagaactgaactagaactgaactagaactgaactgaactagaactgaactagaactgaactagaactgaactagaactgaactcgaacagaactagaactgaactagaactgaaattatCACACGTCAGAAGAAAtaggaataaaaatttttacagtcctatgattttcatgaaataattgaaaaaaaacaagaaagtttAATTAGAGCAGGAATGTAGCGTTGGTGCTTCTCAACTAGAATGTCTCccatatataatattattcattaaGGGTAGAATTAAATACATTCTACCTTTGTGAAAAGTTCTAATAAAAAAGAGTATCATTGTCCCAAATTTTGTCCAGGAATACACCTTTATGAATGTTGGAAAGTTACGTCTCAAACCTGCATTCCTTTGTTTGCGGAAAAATtatgctttcaaaaagtaccaaacaatttatccgaatttaattctatatttttttattttgtgtgagtaaataaaaaatttttaaaaaaattgactaaatgaatttgaataaaatttctcgtttattatttaatttttttttttgatatttttcacaaaatatagcaaaaaccaattttacccgtttttccctgTTTTACCCCCCAAAAAGCATACAAAATAAAACgcccccttttagagaactctttaagtttaattttaagattctagtctcaatattacagaaaattagaaaaaacagctgaagaacgaaaaagtaccagactgTGCCTTTTTNNNNNNNNNNNNNNNNNNNNNNNNNNNNNNNNNNNNNNNNNNNNNNNNNNNNNNNNNNNNNNNNNNNNNNNNNNNNNNNNNNNNNNNNNNNNNNNNNNNNagcctagtctatagtctagtctatagcctagtctatagtctagtctatagtatagtctatagtctagtctatagtctagtctatagtctagtctatagtctagtctataggctagtctatagtctagtctatagtataatctataggctagtctatagtctagtctattgtctagtctatagtctagtctatagtctagtctatagtctagtcttcattctagtctattgtctagtctatagtctagtctatagtctagtctacagtccagtctacattcatgtctatagtaaagtccaaagtttagtatataattttttttagtccAAAGTTTAGTGTATACTCTTGTCAATGGTCtactatttgtttttaactaaagATCAGTTTTTTCTTAATGTAGGGTGTCTGTCTGCCTTACACTTTGTATTCCTATAAGTAGCAATTGAGGAATCTtccataattttaaaacatttaaaaataaaacgagaCTGCAACTTGTACTTCTTGTTTTTCCACACAAAAAAATTGTACTATCAAGTTTGTTTGGCAGCAGCATGTTATCTGCTTTAGTGTTgaagtaacaacaacaagaaaaaattatggAAACTTCTGGTAACatgtttcttttataatttttgaacaaCCATTCAACAAATCTTACATTCATctttattagtattttatttttacttaaactaaAGTTTCGTTTCAATATGAAAAACAACTATCAAAATGTCATATTTGTCTCATAGTTAAAGTCTGTTTATCATTCCCCCCGCCCCATAATTACTATGAtggataatttttataattcttattttttttttcttatttctttacaGGTAATTTTTGacgaataataatattattgtattgAACTTACACCAATATGCTGTCCTTCTACATATAATTGAGGTACTTTTATAACATCCGAATGCATGCGTTCTTTGATTTCTTGTTGATATTCGACGCTCATAAAGACATCACGTTCTTCGAATTTCACCAGGAGCGTTCTTAagatttgtttaacatttgaaCATTTTGCATAAGTATCACGTATGATTCCCATACTTGTTGTATACAACACAACTTTGCCTGAGTCTTTTTCTTTGTAATTCTGTAATGAAGAAAATgggtgaaaaattaaaaaaaaaaacgttataatTAGATGGTTATAAATTAGTTGCAAGTTTTAAATTAGTAATGtgagtaataaattattatttttatttatttctcaatttgatttgcttttaaatttgattttttgttaaaactggACTTTACACATTTGTCTACTCAGCCTATATTTTGTGGATAAACTAAatcaagtttgttttttaagtcttttgtatttttagtCGAATAATTAATGATAttcatttttatgcaaaaatgcaACTTTTAATTGCAgtcataaatatttgaaaacctattatttatatcaaattttcaatccactataaaaaatttaagaaatgcgTGTCTACTTTAGTCTTTCTAATAATTCAATCTACGCAACGTCATTATTCATTTAAACTTGATACCCCTtctctatttaaaaatttaaataaatgacaattttttgttgcttaaacaaacaaattcctCCCATCGCAACGAAAAAACCACATTGCAATATCATTGAAcctttaaataaagctaaacaTCTGTGACTTTccccaaacaaacaaaaatagagaaaaagagtttttaagatgaagaaagaaaaacattatttttatttttttaatgaatttgtaCTTGCAGCACGATTTAGCTgtagttattaaatttataatatatgtatgagtACATAGTGTGCAGTTTACATAACATTTAAAAgccagaaaaaatttataatttttagtttaaaaactaagaaaaatcaAACACACAAATTGCGTGTAAGAATTTAATGaacttgtattatttatttattatttatctatatattttttgcaattatgCTTTTATGTGGTGGCGtacaaaattcaatgaaattttttaaacttgagtgttttttttttgtaaaatataggCAGTGGACGAAAATTGTGGGTTTAGGCTGAGGAAAACGTTTGCACTCTACGGCAAGGCGATACATTATAAATTCTAGACCATAGATAGTCAATAGGAGACAATTTAGACAAGTTAATAAACCAGattgtagtctattgtctagtctacagtctggtctatacgtctagtctgtagtctagtctatagtctagtctatagtctagtctgtagtccaatctatagtctagtcaatagtctagtctatagtctagtctatagtctagtctataatctagtctatagtctagtctacagtctagtctatagtctagtctatagtctagtctataatctagtctatagtctagtctacagtctagtctatagtctagtctatagtctagtctatagtctagtctatagtctagtctatagtctagtctatagtttagtctatagtctagtctatagtctagtctacagtgtagtctatagtctagtctttagcctagtctatactttagtatatagtctaatctggtctatagtctagtctggtctatagtctagtatacagtccagtctatcgtctagtctatcgtcaagtctatagtcttgtttgtagtctagtctataatctagtctataatctagtctatagtctagtctatagtctagtctttagaataAGGCCAGTCTTATCTATGaccagtctaatctatagtcaagtctttagtctggactagtctagtctggtctagtctagtctagtctagtctagtctagtctaatgtctagtctaatgtctagtctaaagtctagtctatagtctagtatatagtctagtctatattctaggctatagtctagtctatcgtcaaataatactctagtctataatctagtctatagtataggggACTTTATAATCGTTGGTGACCACCCAGTTcgtttctttctctctctctctctctaattGTTCGTTGGATGCTTTATTCTTAATTAACAATACATTTTCCATAGTTcaactataaatatatataaaatatttttcttatatacaaCTTTAATATGGCATCGAAATAttagttgttttaatattaaaagtaattattattattattaatttttgttgcaGCTGATTAACAATATTCATACCACACATGCAACCAACAGACAAACAAGCAATAAGTTTCCATTACcaacaatttatgtttaaaagtgcctgattgtctgtctgtcttaaatatgtttattttcttgttagttTATATTGCCTGTCTGTCCACTTTTCCGTCTGTCCTTATTGTTTATTTCTGTCTGTCTAACACTATTATTTGTTTGCCTTGGAGGTGTtttaatgttgttatttattttggttttaacttaaacaattttttgctaGCAAATTCATATGTTTATTACAAGTATTTGCGAATGGGCTTGTGTGTTGGTTGTTAGTCAGTCCGTTTGTCTGTCAGTCAGTTGAGCTGGCTGTTTGGCTGGTTGCTTCGCTTGTAGCTAGGCTGGCACATTGAACCGGCCTTTTAAGTCACGAATCAAGATCATGGTTACTTTggcaaagaaaataaatattaaatatagtatttatatttatttaataaaaaaaacaagtaaaattgtGAGAAAAAAGctcctttttatatttgtacttAAGGTACAGTGGTTTAATGCGGTCAGGTTTTATTAAAGGAAATGATTAAAGAATAtttgactttaaactagactatagactagactatagactagactatagactagactatagactagactatagactagactatagactagactataaactagactatagactaggctatagactagagtatagactagactatagattagaatatagactagactatagactacactatagactagactatagactagactatagactagactatagactagacta is part of the Lucilia cuprina isolate Lc7/37 chromosome 3, ASM2204524v1, whole genome shotgun sequence genome and harbors:
- the LOC124418703 gene encoding protein TsetseEP-like, producing the protein MKFQENLVIAVGFAMALAFVNASNFIGYESDGGLLSFMARSNELLRQDPARSLECFNYYIPLINEIAKRYESNYQACLNESDAARAKADEATYDERNNLAIAAKASCDMLSQCNEGDYVEGIFQCYIDGGAANIQTMYSINANASQELAALREQYYLIRTDEYRCTNNTKRVYEKESAEAYANLNSCILGNSEIPTQGPATTTTEVPTTETTETSPSEPETTSEEPESTAAETTTIEPQTTEPVELSSPWYYNN